Sequence from the Pirellulales bacterium genome:
ACGCACGCACTCCTGGCTCAACCGCGCACGGCGCTTGTTGATCCGCTGGGAAAAGAAAGCCGCGAATTATCTGGGCCTGCTCCATTTTCAATTCGCTATCGTCGCCTTGAGAGCCGCCAAGGTTCTCGGATAGGCTTTTAATCCCTAGCGGCATCGTCGTATGTCCAATTCGGTAGCAGGAAGGTGGATGTCAGTCAGCGCAATTGCATTGCTCAAGGCTGCACCCAGTGCGGTGTTGTCAAATATGCACCATACGTCCTGTGCCTCACTCGCCGTTGTCGACACCAATTTGGCGAGTTTGCCCAGTGCGAGCTCGTCATAGGGCGAATAGTACATGCGAGGTGAACCATGCCAGCGAAAATAGCACATCTGCATACAGGCTCCGGGGGCTGCGGCGCCCGGCACAATGCTTGGATCAGCGGCCACTCGGCCAATGGAATACTCCGTCATTAGCCCTTCCGCCTTAGGCGCAAACCAACTCAAATGCCGCGGTTCGCAAACGATCGGCGTTTCGATCAGTTGTCGAAGTGCTCTAAAAAATCGCTCAACGTTCGAGAGATCACATTCAACACTTGGCGGCAGCTGGATGAGGATTGGACCGAGCTTGCTTCCCAAGCCGGAGACTTCGTCAACAAATTGCTGTGTTTCTCGCTCAACATTAACCAGCCGGCCGACGTGGGTTATTAGCTTGGGCATCTTCACGGAGAATTGAAAGTCTGCTGGTGTCGATGCGCCCCAGCGCTCATATGTTTTCTTGCGATGGGAGCGATAAAACGATGAATTAATCTCGACGCAGTTTAAGCGAACCGCGTAACGCTGGAGATGAGTTCCGTTACGCGGAAACAAGTCAAGGAATTCCTTGCGAAGATTCCAACCGGCGCAACCAACGAACAGAGACATGACCGTGATTTTCTAAAGTGCGTTTTAACTCAATCTCTGGTCTGCCCAATTACAGACTTAAAAAGCGGTAAAAGATGGGCTGCGTTTGATTGGTCGTAGCTAAAGCTGGCAAAAATTGCGCCAATCGCAATGGCACGGATGTTGCGGAAAGTTCAAGGGGAAACTGTCCATAAAATAGAAGTCAGCGCGTTACGACCCGGAGAGGGTGGGTGTCAATCAACCACGCTGACGCCTTTGGAGGCACAAGGCGCATACGAAGATGAAGACCTCTAAAAAAGTAGGGCCTCAGGTATCGGCTCGCGATTTTCTGCCGACAAAGTTGAGCCTCGGTAACCTTCGGCGCGCCGCCGCAGATTGCAAAGGATGTCCACTCTACGAGAACGCCACCCACACAGTCTTTGGCGAAGGCTCTGCGAATGCGCGGCTTATGCTCCTGGGCGAGCAGCCGGGGGATGCCGAGGATCGTGAGTGCCGCCCCTTTGTGGGACCGGCCGGTCGATTATTACGGGAGGTGCTCGCGGACGTGGGAATTGACTTCGAGGAAGCTTATGTGACCAACGCCGTGAAGCACTTCAAATGGACCCCCCGCGGCAAGCGTCGCCTGCATGCCAAACCTAACTCTCGCGAAGTCAACGCCTGCCGACCCTGGCTGCACGCCGAAATCGCGGTTGTAAATCCCACGTTAATCGTTTGCCTGGGCGCTACAGCTGCACAGTCATTGCTCGGTTCCGGCTTTCGGGTGACCCGCGAACGGGGGAAGATCATTACCGGGTCCGACCTGCCGCCCATCCTGGCTACCTATCACCCCTCGGCCCTGTTGCGGGCGCCGGATGAAGCTAGCCGGCGAGCCATGCGCCGTGAATTCATGGCCGATTTGCGGCGCGCTGCTGGCTTCGTCGAACTGGAGTCGCGGAGAACCACGCGTAAGTCACGCCGCGAGTCTGTCTGAGCCAACGACGGTGGCCGCAGCGATGGACTAGGTCCGTTGCGAGAACGCGTCAGTGTGTTGATGGTTTGCCAACGGAGCGAAGGAGTCTTGGTCCGCAATCGACCCTTGAATGCATATTTGGCGACCGTCGCGACGTCAACCGGCTGAAGACGTCATGCCACTAGGGGACGCGACCCATATCTCAGTTGAACTTTAAGCGACGTAATGTCTTCCAAGAAGCGGAGATCATTGTGGAAGGGCCCTCACTCGCTATCTTGATCGAAGAAACTCAGGCGTTTGTCGGAAAGCGCGTGTTAGATTGCACGGGTTCGACGACTAAGGTCGATTGCCGTGCAATTAAAGGCCAAAGGCTGCTTGAGCTTGCTTCTTGGGGAAAGCACTTTCTATTGTGCCTGGAATCGGTGGTCCTGCGTGTTCATTTTCTGATGTACGGTAGCTATCGCATCAATCACGCCAAGCCAGGGAGATCTCCGCAACTGACTCTGAAGTTCCGCAGCGGCTCGATCCATCTCTACTCTTGCTCGATCCGGCTCTTGAATGAACCGATCGCATCGATTTACGATTGGCGCGTCGACGTAATGTCGCACCAATGGGATGAGCAGCGAGTCCGCCGGCTCGTTGCAAAACAGACTGACTCCATGGTTTGCGACGTACTGCTCGACCAGGACGTTTTCGCGGGCGCCGGCAACATCATCAAAAACGAAGTACTCTTCAACCTAAAGCTCCATCCCGAAACAAAGGTCGGAATACTGACCGCAGCTGAACGACGAGCGTTGGTTCGCGAAGCGCGAGATTATTCGTTACGGTTCTACCGCTGGAAAAAGGCCTATGTTTTACGAAAGAACTGGAGCATCTATCGCAAGCGTACTTGCCCACTGTGTAACTGTTCCGTGAAGATGAAAAAGACCGGTAGACGCAACCGCATAAGCTTTTTTTGTCCGACGTGCCAAAACCCTCGCAAGTCCTCGCGAGCAAAGAAGTCACGAGATAGTCGCTGAGGGGTTTGTGCTCCTCCACTGTGATGATAGCTGTGGGCTTCTTTAGGCTACAGGACGGTGTGCTTCCTTGAGTTCCGAATAGTGCGAACGTTCAGAGTGAATATTGAGAAATAAACCTACGCTTCTCCAACGCTCGGTGATGTCATGGAAAGCCTGACAAGGTTGCTTAGCTGGGTGTTCGGCGGCGATGAGCCGACAAACTCCCTGCTGCTGCACCAAATCATGCTGCGTGCGCTGCTGGTCTATATCGTGGGCCTCGTTGTTGTGCGACTCGGCAAGAGCAGACTGGTAAGTAGGGCGAGTCCCTTTGATATTCTGCTCGGTTTTATTCTCGGGTCGCTCCTTAGCCGCGGCATCACCGGCCATGCTTCGCTTTCCGGTACTTTTGTGGCAACTGCAGCACTTGTGGCTGTGCATTGGACTTTTACGGGGTTAGCCCTCAGGTCACATTTCTTCGGATCACTGATCAAGGGCGATGTCACCCCGCTAATTCGAGATGGCCATTTGCTGTTGGCAAACTTGCGCGAGAGCCATATATCCGAGCACGATCTTGAGGAGGCAGCCCGGATGCATGGTGTTGAGAGCCTTGGTCAGGTTGCGCAAGCCTTTAAGGAAAGAAACGGCGAGGTGAGTATTATCAAATCCCAATCGTAGGCGGCGGTTGATAAGGCGCTCTTGCTGAAATATTCCGCAAGTCGCGCGGTAAAAATTCTTCGTGCATCTGGGGAATCCTGGCAGAAGAACTCAGCGGGGCATTTGACGTGTCGGTGGAGGCGCCGCTGGCGGAACTACAAAGCAAGAGTTGAACCCTCTCAGGCCGACACCTGTCAGACTCAAATGCTGCAAAACTGGACATCGTGAGGGTTCGCCCCGTTCGAGCAGAAAGAGAGTCGAAAAATGCAACTCATTCAAACGCGTGGCCACTCCGAAGAGTTCAATGTCATCGCAAATACGGAACACGTACAAGCTGCAATAATGACTCTGCGAGGGCGCAGTGCAAGCGACGATGTACCTCGCAATGAGCATGCAAGGTCCGAGCAATGGCTGTTTGTCGTGTCAGGCACAGGCACTGCCACGCTAATTCCAAAAGGCGCTCGGCGAAGGACGGTTAAATTGCGACCTGGCTCATTGCTCATTATCGAGAAGGGTGATCTTCATCAAATAAGGCACGCGGGGCGAGGCGCGCTACGCACCATCAATTTTTATTCGCCCCCCGCTTATCGGACAGATACGACGCTCAGACCCAAAATTAAGGCGAAGTCTTGAGCTTCACATCCCATCCGATCGCGGGTCGAAAGACCTTATGTTTTCGATGATTTCCTTTTTGTCCCCTTTTTCTTGGGAACTTTATCGCCTTTTTTTCGCGCTTCTGAGAGACCGATCGCTATGGCCTGTTTGCGGCTCTTGACCTTTTTCTTCGACTTGCCGCTTTTTAGGGTGCCCTTCTTCTTCTTGTGAAGCGCTCGCTTAACCGAACTTCCCGCCTTCTTGCCGTATTTGGCCATGGCAATCTCCATCGAGTCTGTAGGAATGGACAACGGGCTATGCGCTGTACGAACTGTCCACTCGAGGGCCTATAGCGCATCGCTCGGGCGCGTATTGGTCATTGTTGAGTCGATGCATAATCCGACCAACCTTGCTCGACCAAAGGGGCAGTAGTCATTTCGGAACTCCGTTGCGAAGCGAGCTCCTGTTCCAGGCCCTTAGCGGCTTTCCGGTCACGCTCGTGGCCGGTGATCTCCTTTTGCATTTGTCCGGCAGTCTCTTGGACTTGAACTGTGGGGTCCTCAACGTATTCCCATTGTTCGCCCTTTTCCCATGGTCCTTTGCCTTTGTTCCAGGGTCCTCGGGCGTCTTCTTCGCCGTTCGACATATTGAAATATGTGTGGGTGAACCGCAAATCGCCCTGAAGAATTCCGGGAGGGAAATTGGGCTCAATCGTCGCCAAAGCAGCACTGAACTGCTGGAAATGCGCGATTTCGCGAGTCATCAAAAACCTCAGGCTGTCCTGCACGTGAGGATCGTCAGTGAATTGGAGCAGTCGCTCGTAAATTATCTTTGCCCTTGTCTCGGCGCCGATATTCGAGCGGAGGTCGACCGTGAGATCACCGTTTGCATTCACAAATGCGCCCGTCCAGGGAACGCCTAGCGAGTCCGTCACTAACGGACCGCCTGCAGACTCAAGTAGAAAACGGGGATTGTCCATCGCCATGCCAATGACATCATTCTTTTTGGAGGAACCGTTCCCGATTTGGGCTACCAAATTACCCTCGGCCGCGTCTTTCAGTTGGCCGTTGACGCCATCTAACAGCATTGTGATTGTCGCCCCTACTATCTCTAAATGGCTAAATTCTTCCGTGGCGATGTCCATCAGCAAGTCGTACTTATCCGGATAAGCGCGCCGACATCCAAATGCCTGCACAAAGTACTGCATGGCAGCCTTCAACTCACCATTGCCGCCGCCGAACTGCTCAAGTAGCAGATTGGCGAAGCGGGGATCGGGATGCGACACGCGGGCGTCGAACTGCAAGTCCTTAATATGGCGGAACATCGGGGATGCACTCCGTTAAGAGGTGTATTCTTCGCGGTAGACATGGAGGAACGAGCAAACTACGTGCCGTCGAAGCAAGCAACGGTCGAAGTTCCAAGGCATTGAACGTACTGGGTCAAATCACTGGTTGCGTCGCCCTTTGCTCGTCGCATGTCCCTCCAAAAGAGACACCAGCGGTAAGCTGACTGCGAGGGCCGAGTAGACCAGCAGCATGGAAGTTGGCGATAAGCGCTTTTCAAAGCCCGGGGTCAGCCGTTTTGGGACGACGTGATAGTCAGTGACATATGCCAGTCCGGCAACTGCCACCCCACCTAATACTGCAGTCGCCACATTTCCTTTCCGCGCCAATTTTCCGAAGAAGACCTCGTAGACGAGAGACCAGGACGTTACGGCCATGGTATTTAACACTGTGCCCACAGCGGTGTATTGAATCGATGCATCATCTTGTTCTGCAGCGGTATCGCCCCAAACGATATGGCTAATTGCGTTCACCGGAGCGATTGGTTCGCCGTCATCTCGTCGGCCGCAAATGGCGGCTACCGCAGTCGTTACTGCGCTGGCAGGTAGCGCTGTGCGCATCGCTCGCGACACGAGCCGATGCAGTTGAAGTAATGAGTTCATGGCAAAGCCTCCTCAGAGGACCTACGGAAATCCCCGAAGTCAGACTGAAACCGCCATCAGGGCGGACAGTGCTGCTTCCTGACTAGTTTCGCAGAGCCGTAGCGGAGCAAGTCTTGTGCCTCGTTCGCGGGTCCGCGGGCTGCGCCTACTTGCGGAGCAGCTTTCGCAGCGCAGCTAGCGAGTGCGTATTCAGGACGTCCTTGGCGCCGAGCCATCCTCTGCGGGCCTGGTTGATTCCGGCCGAAATGAAGCAAAGCTCACGAGTGCTATGAGCATCCGTGTTGATTGCGATCTTGATCCCTTGTTCCTTAGCCATTCTTGCACGCTCGGCGGACAGATCGAGGCGATCGGGACTCGAATTGATTTCAAAGAAGCAGTCCCTGCTACGTGCGTGCTGCATAAGCTTGTCAAAGTCGAGTTCGTACCCTTCGCGTTTCAGCAAAAGACGCCCTGTCGCGTGCCCCAGAATGTTGAAGTAGGGATTGTCCATTGCGCGGAGAAGGCGGTTAGTCTGTTGTTCCCTATTGAGCGCGAACCGTGAATGGATTGAGCAAATGGTCAGATCGAGTTCTTTAAGAATCGCATCGGAATAGTCAAGCTTTCCGTCTTCGAGGATATCTACCTCGCCAGATTTCAAGACGGTCAATCCTTTCAGCTTGGCATTGAGCTTGTCGATGGCCTTGATTTGCTGAAACAACCGCTTTTCGGTAAGCCCGTTGGTGATCTTTAGAGACTGGGAGTGGTCGGTAATCGCGATGTATTCATAGCCTCGCTGCTGGGCGGCTTCGGCCATAGCGAGGAGAGTGTCTGCGCCGTCGCTTTCCGTGGTATGCATGTGCAAATCGCCACGAATATCTTGCAGCGATACGAGCGTCGGCAGCGCATTGACGGCTGCAGCTTCTACTTCTCCTCGATCTTCTCGAAGTTCGGGCTCGATAAATTGCAAGCCAAGTCTGGCATAGACGGCGCCTTCATCTGAGGCCTTTCGGCCAAGTGCCTTCGCGGTTATTGGATCACGCTGCTTCTTCGCTAGTGAAACCAACGCAGCGAGGTGCGAGTCCGAGCCAGTATGATGGAGAAGCGATAATCCCCACTCCTCAGACTTTGACCAGACAAGATTTATGGTTCGCCCTTCTGACAGTTGGAATCGTTTTTCATGCTTGCTCTTTGAGGGCTCCGGATGGGGAATCGCAAACCGGGCGAACCGCTTAAAAATCGTTGAAGCACTTCGCCCGGAGATGAGAAATCCCAAATCACCGACGGTGTCTTTTTTTCGACGCAGACTCCCAATAGCAGCGACCTGGGTAGCCCCGCATTGGGAGAGTTGTTCTTGGATTGCCGGAATAAGCTTCTCGGCAGCCCACAAAAGCATCCGTGGCCGTTCGTGCAGCCCCTGCCGGATATGAAACTCAAGCCTCGCTCCGAGCACCTCGCGAATCTCTCCACTGTCTAGCCGCTCCTTTAACTCCCGCAAGCTGCCAATACCGAGTTTCTTGTAGATCCGCTTAATCTTCGTGGGATCAAGAGCCGGCTTTGTCGCCAATTCAAGGAGACCTGGCTCAAGCTTCCCGAGTGCTCTTTCTAATTGGGGAAGACCACCCGTCCGGACAATCTGCTCGATCGTGGCGCTGATACCTGGTCCAATCGCCGGGAGCTGCTTTAAATCTTCACCTCGCGAGACGAACTTTGTCACATCTTGTTTTAGAGTTTCAAGCGTTTCTGCTGCCCGCCGATAAGCCTTGATCTTAAATCTGTCAGCACCCTCTAGAACAAGGACCGCTGCATAGCGGCGCAGGAACTCGGCAATCTGGGCATTGCTCATGGCCATCTCTAAGCGCGCCGCCGATGAGCGGGGTGCTGCTTTCTCTTTGCAGACTTGGCTTTGTCGTTTCGCGCTGGATGAGCCGAGCGGGCAGACCCATTCTTGCCCGCGTGGGCCACACTTCGCTGCAAGGCCTCCATCAAATTGATGACCTCACCTTCTTCTTCCTCAGGCGCTTCGATCTCAATACCCTTTTCTTTCGCCTCAATGGCCTGCTTGACCTTTTTGCGGTAGTTGTCCTTGTATTCGCTAAAGTCGAATTTGCCCTCGTGCCACTTGCCCACCAGGTCTTCGGCAAGCTTTAGTTTCCGAGGAGTCGTATGGGCGCGCGTGAACTCGCTCTTGATTTCGGCGGGCTTTCTAATTTCTGCATCGTAATTCAGCATTGCCATCGTCAGAACACCATCTAGTGGACGTATCAGAGCGAGCTGCTCTCGGCCCGAAAACACAACTTGCCCAATGCCCCAACGGTTCTTTTTTTCCATCGCTGCCTCAAGCAGCGAATAAGGCTCGCCGGCACTGGCGCCCGAAGGAATCAGATAATACATCCGGCCATCAAAATAGATGGGATCAATCTCATCGGACGTGACGAAGGCATCAATCGTCAGCGCCTTGTCCTTCTCAGTGCGAAGCGTGTCCAGTTCCTCTTTATCGAACTCGACATACTTGCCCTTGGCGTACTCATAGCCCTCGACGATTTCGTCGTTCGGCACTTCGCCATGCTTAGGGCAGACCTTTGCGTAATGAATGCGCTCGTGGTCGGGCTCATGTAGCAGATGGAAATGGACTTCAGCATTCTCTTTGATTTCAGCATTGACTGCCTGCACCTCAAAGGAGACTAAGCCGAAGCGAAGCTGTCCGCGCCAACTGGCTCGGAACTTCGATCTGGATTTAGATTTCGGTTTTCTCCGCGTGGTGGCCATGGTTTATCTCCTGACATCATCGGCGTGCGCTAGCGGGTTTAAGTTTGCGAAGCATTGAGGTGGTGATGCCTTGATCTGTGTTCTGGATCCCGGCCCACGGATCTTTTTTCAGTCGCAAGAGCCTTCCCGGAAGATTCTGAAGAGTGAAATGGTTCGAGGTGATTTTATTGCTCAGCTCGTCCCAGCTGATCGGCACACTTACGGGGGCGCCGGGTCGTGCGCGGGTGGAATAGGGGGCAATCGCCGTCGCTCCGCGATCGTTACGCAAATAATCGACAAAGATCTTCCCTTTGCGAGCAGCCTTACTCATAGTCGCGATATAGCGATCAGGTGCGGCCGCCACCAGAAAATCAGCCACAGCCCGGCAAAAGGCTTTTGCATCGTTCCAGCTTGTGCGTCTACGAATAGGCACAACGATATGAACTCCCTTGCCACCGGTCGTCTTAATAAACGACGTTAAATCGAGTTCCTTTAGCAGGAGCCGCACTTCTTTAGCCGCGGTGACCACCTGGGGCCAATTAACACTTGGATCGGGATCGAGATCGAAAATGAGCCTGTCGGGTTTTTCGAATTGATCGGCTTGAGATCCCCAGAGATGGATTTCGAGCACGCCCATTTGCACAAGCGACACGAGACCTTGAACATCGTAGAGTGCCAGGTAGTCCTCTGTTTTTGATTTCTCAGTTACTTTGAAACGTCGCAAATGCTCCGATGTCCCTTCGCCTGGATGCTTTTGAAAAAAGCACTTCTGAGCGCTTCCTGCCGGGCAACGCACAAGCGACAGCAAGCGATTTTCGACGTGCGGCAACATCCAATCGGCCACTTGCTCGTAATAGGTGGCGAGATCCCTTTTCGTAATGCCGTCCTCGGGGTAGAGAATCTTATCGGGGTGTGAAAGTCTCACGCCTGCCACTTCACCGTCGGTATTGGCGGATTTCTTGGCATGCAATAATGGGGACGCGGAACCTTTGGCTACAGTTTTTAATTCGGCCATGTGTTTGGCTTTTTTCGTTGATTTGATCGTAGGCGCCGAAATGGGATCATCTCTGACGACATCTTTGGCTGCCTTATCCTCACGCAACCCTTGAAACGACGGATGCCGGAGCTGCCGCTCCTTGGTCCAATTTGAAAACTCAATCTGCGCAACGAGCGAGGGTTTGACCCAGGTCACGCCACGCGCTTGCCCCGTGGTACCGGATAAATCGTAGAATGGTGATTTCGGCTGCGCGAGTTTCACCAATTTCGCATGCAATGTGCCTAGCGTGCGTTCATCAAAACCAGTTCCTACACGCCCAGCATACTTAAGCTGTTGCTCATCGTCGTAGTAACCAATCGCTAGAGCGCCAAAGTTGCTTCGCGAGCCGCTCGGAACTGTAAAACCACCAATGACGAATTCTTCTCGAAGCGAGCATTTGATTTTTAACCAGTCGAGACCGCGACCAGGTGAATAGGGACGCCCCAAGCGTTTGGAGACGATGCCTTCAAGTCGCAGCCGCGATGCTTCGGCAAAACACTTAGGGCCGTTCCCCACGACATGGTCGCTAAAATGGAGCAAGCCGTCCGAGCGGCTTGGAATAATCTGGGCGAGGAGCGACTTTCGATCCTCAATCGGGTTTTCGCGGAGATCAAAGCCATCGAGATAAAGAAGGTCGAAACAGTAGAACTGAAAGGGTGTCAAGCCTCCGGCCTGAAACGAATTCTGTAGGGCCTGAAAGCTGGTCGTTCCATCGGGCTGCATGACGACGACTTCGCCGTCAAGGATCGCAGTCTTTAGCGGAAGGCCCGCGACAGCTTTTGCAAGGCTCGGAAACTTTGCTGTCCAGTCGCGACCGTTGCGGCTAATAAACCGCACCTTGCCCCCCTCAATACGGCAAAGCATGCGGTAGCCGTCAAACTTGATCTCGTGAATCCAATCATCTCCCTCGGGAGCATCCTTGGTGAGGGTCGCGAGTTGCACTGTAGGCGACGCCGGAATAGCCGCTCTCTTGCCTTTGACTGTCTTCAGCGCCTTCGCGACATCTGCTTTCTTGGCGACGGGCACTTTCTTCGAGGCGCCAGTGGCGGGGATCCCTTTCGGCGAGACTTTTTTCGCTGATCCTTTCTTGTGGCCGTTCTGTAAGACTTCGCCGTTTCGACCCCATACCCGTTTCGCCTGCGTCGCGATCTCCTCGAGGTCACGGCCAGTCGTCACACTCATCGGTGATTCCTCCGTTACGTCGAGCGACGGATCAGCGAATTCGTCTCGCTCCTTAAACAAAAACCAGTGCCGCGCATCATGGGCTCCGCGCCTGCCTCCTTTTCGCACGAGCATCCAGCCGCCTGCCAGCTTTTCACCGTGCAAGGTGAACTTCAGCCTTCCTTCGCGGTAGTCTTTCTTCGCATCGCCAACAGGCTCCCAGCTTCCTCGATCCCAGAGCATGACCGTTCCGCCGCCATATTCGCCAGGCGGGATAATGCCCTCAAAACCTCCATACTCCAGCGGATGATCTTCCACCTGCATCGCCAAGCGTTTTGTCGCCGGGTCCAGCGACGGGCCCTTCGGCACAGCCCAACTCTTTAGGACACCGTCGAGTTCGAGCCTGAAGTCGTAGTGCAAATGCGAGGCGGCGTGCTTTTGAATCACAAAGCTGAGTTTCTTGTGGGAAGAGACTCGCCCGCCACGAGGCTCGGCGGTCATTTGAAAATCGCGTTTCTTTCGGTACTCAAGCAGTCCCATAGTTTTTGCGCGCCTGTGAAACTTGGTCCGTGGAGGCGATAGGGGTAGGGAGCAAAGATCAGGCCGCAAGCTTTAGAAATTGCCCTAGGTGGTACGGCATTTGCCATCGCGAGGATATCTCCTTTGCAAACTGGCTCATCAAAAGTCCAAGGAGCTCCGCCATGACTAAAAACGCAGCCCACAAACGCGAGCTCGTAGATACGGGCACAAAGCGCTACGTCCGACGAGATGACAAGGGCGAATTCCGCGAGGTCGACGATCAACACCGCTCGCTGTCGCAGGATCAACGAAAGAAGGCCAAAAACCAGGTCAAAGAAGGTCAAGGGGATAAAGGCGATCGAAAATCAAGTCGTTAGCCAGCTTGCAGACGACCAAACTGGCAGTCCAAAAACCATTGTTAAAGGGAAACGAACCATGAAATTAGGATCACTCGAAGACCTCTTCGTTCACGAACTCAAAGACCTGCTGAGTGCCGAAAAGCAGCTCGTCAAAGCCTTGCCAAAGATGGCTAAGGGGGCGAATAGCGCGGCATTGCGGACCGCCTTTGAAGAGCATTTAGAGCAAACCAAGGGGCACGTCGATCGCTTGGAGAAGATTTTCTCGATCCTGGAGAAGGCTCCGCGAGCCGAGCACTGTAAGGCAATGGAGGGTCTCGTTCAGGAGGGGGCCGATCTTCTGGAGGAGGATGGGGCGCCGACGGTCAAGGACGCGGCACTCATCGGCGCTGCGCAGCGCGTCGAGCACTACGAAATCGCTGCTTATGGGACCACGCGAACCCTTGCGGAGCTCCTCAGCCAGGACGAAGCAGTTGAGCTTCTGCAGCAGACGCTGGATGAAGAAAAAGAAACCGATGAGAA
This genomic interval carries:
- the ligD gene encoding DNA ligase D: MGLLEYRKKRDFQMTAEPRGGRVSSHKKLSFVIQKHAASHLHYDFRLELDGVLKSWAVPKGPSLDPATKRLAMQVEDHPLEYGGFEGIIPPGEYGGGTVMLWDRGSWEPVGDAKKDYREGRLKFTLHGEKLAGGWMLVRKGGRRGAHDARHWFLFKERDEFADPSLDVTEESPMSVTTGRDLEEIATQAKRVWGRNGEVLQNGHKKGSAKKVSPKGIPATGASKKVPVAKKADVAKALKTVKGKRAAIPASPTVQLATLTKDAPEGDDWIHEIKFDGYRMLCRIEGGKVRFISRNGRDWTAKFPSLAKAVAGLPLKTAILDGEVVVMQPDGTTSFQALQNSFQAGGLTPFQFYCFDLLYLDGFDLRENPIEDRKSLLAQIIPSRSDGLLHFSDHVVGNGPKCFAEASRLRLEGIVSKRLGRPYSPGRGLDWLKIKCSLREEFVIGGFTVPSGSRSNFGALAIGYYDDEQQLKYAGRVGTGFDERTLGTLHAKLVKLAQPKSPFYDLSGTTGQARGVTWVKPSLVAQIEFSNWTKERQLRHPSFQGLREDKAAKDVVRDDPISAPTIKSTKKAKHMAELKTVAKGSASPLLHAKKSANTDGEVAGVRLSHPDKILYPEDGITKRDLATYYEQVADWMLPHVENRLLSLVRCPAGSAQKCFFQKHPGEGTSEHLRRFKVTEKSKTEDYLALYDVQGLVSLVQMGVLEIHLWGSQADQFEKPDRLIFDLDPDPSVNWPQVVTAAKEVRLLLKELDLTSFIKTTGGKGVHIVVPIRRRTSWNDAKAFCRAVADFLVAAAPDRYIATMSKAARKGKIFVDYLRNDRGATAIAPYSTRARPGAPVSVPISWDELSNKITSNHFTLQNLPGRLLRLKKDPWAGIQNTDQGITTSMLRKLKPASARR
- a CDS encoding ferritin-like domain-containing protein, with protein sequence MKLGSLEDLFVHELKDLLSAEKQLVKALPKMAKGANSAALRTAFEEHLEQTKGHVDRLEKIFSILEKAPRAEHCKAMEGLVQEGADLLEEDGAPTVKDAALIGAAQRVEHYEIAAYGTTRTLAELLSQDEAVELLQQTLDEEKETDEKLTELAMSEINPEAEASTDKG